Proteins from one Oncorhynchus tshawytscha isolate Ot180627B linkage group LG16, Otsh_v2.0, whole genome shotgun sequence genomic window:
- the LOC112238023 gene encoding zinc finger protein ZIC 1, translating into MLLDAGPQYPTIGVTTFGSSRHHSTGEVTEREVALGINPFADGMGAFKINHSSHDLSSGQTAFSSQAPGYAAAALGHHHHPTHVSSYSTAAFNSTRDFLFRNRGFGDATSAQHSLFASAAGSFAGPHGHSDATGHLLFPGLHEQAASHASSNVVNSQMRLGFTGDMYGRADQYAHVTSPRSDHYASSQLHGYGPMNMNMAAHHGAGAFFRYMRQPIKQELICKWVEPEQLSNPKKACNKTFSTMHELVTHLTVEHVGGPEQSNHICFWEECVREGKPFKAKYKLVNHIRVHTGEKPFPCPFPGCGKVFARSENLKIHKRTHTGEKPFKCEFDGCDRRFANSSDRKKHMHVHTSDKPYLCKMCDKSYTHPSSLRKHMKVHEATTQGPQPSPAASSGYESSTPPTIVSPSTENHNSSSISPAASTVHHTTSHHTTLSSNFNEWYV; encoded by the exons ATGCTGCTGGACGCAGGACCCCAGTACCCCACCATAGGAGTCACTACGTTTGGCTCCTCAAGGCATCACTCAACAGGCGAAGTAACAGAACGGGAAGTGGCTTTGGGGATAAATCCATTCGCAGACGGGATGGGCGCTTTTAAAATCAACCACAGCTCCCACGACCTTAGCTCCGGCCAGACGGCGTTCTCCTCCCAGGCTCCCGGCTATGCTGCTGCCGCTCTgggtcaccaccaccacccgacaCACGTCAGCTCCTACTCCACGGCAGCATTCAACTCCACCCGGGACTTTCTCTTCAGAAACCGGGGCTTCGGAGACGCAACCAGCGCGCAGCACAGCCTGTTTGCCTCCGCAGCGGGAAGTTTTGCAGGGCCACATGGACACTCCGATGCCACCGGGCACCTGCTCTTCCCCGGACTCCACGAGCAAGCCGCCAGCCATGCGTCATCTAATGTCGTCAACAGCCAGATGCGCCTTGGCTTTACCGGGGACATGTACGGCCGGGCTGACCAGTATGCCCACGTTACGAGCCCCCGCTCCGACCACTACGCCTCCTCCCAGCTGCATGGCTATGGCCCTATGAACATGAACATGGCGGCTCACCACGGGGCAGGGGCCTTTTTCCGATACATGAGGCAGCCCATCAAACAAGAGCTCATCTGTAAGTGGGTCGAGCCCGAACAGTTGTCGAACCCCAAAAAGGCTTGCAACAAAACTTTCAGCACGATGCACGAGCTCGTGACCCACCTGACAGTGGAGCATGTCGGTGGACCGGAGCAGTCTAACCATATCTGCTTCTGGGAAGAGTGCGTCCGAGAAGGAAAACCGTTCAAAGCCAAATACAAACTGGTAAATCATATCAGAGTACACACCGGAGAGAAACCATTCCCATGTCCCTTCCCCGGCTGTGGAAAAGTGTTTGCCCGATCGGAAAATCTAAAAATCCACAAAAGGACTCACACAG GTGAGAAGCCTTTCAAGTGTGAGTTTGATGGCTGCGACAGGCGGTTTGCCAACAGCAGCGACCGGAAGAAACACATGCACGTCCACACTTCTGACAAGCCTTATCTCTGCAAGATGTGCGACAAGTCCTACACACATCCCAGCTCTCTGCGGAAACACATGAAG GTTCACGAGGCTACCACGCAAGGACCTCAACCGTCGCCAGCGGCCAGTTCCGGGTACGAATCGTCCACGCCGCCCACCATCGTGTCTCCGTCCACAGAGAACCATAATTCCAGTTCCATATCACCGGCAGCCTCGACAGTACACCACACGACCAGTCACCACACCACGCTGTCGTCAAATTTTAATGAATGGTACGTGTAA